One window from the genome of Dyella sp. A6 encodes:
- a CDS encoding NrsF family protein — protein MSSDPRHQALIDALGAELTPVRRLLPPWLRTLCWLLAVAAIAVVLLVHYGTAPMLRRWAGAHDLAWAAAGAVLTAVSAAWAAFTLGVPGRSRAWAWLPLPGALLWIGASGVGCLRTWLAPGTSIATLHQSTDCLVFIVSFSIPLSALMIWLLRRACPLRPVLAAMMVGLASAAASASLLEICHAFDAAATDLLTHALAVGIVVALNAAMGGRLLTRH, from the coding sequence ATGTCGTCCGATCCACGCCACCAAGCCCTGATCGACGCGCTGGGCGCAGAGCTGACGCCGGTGCGGCGTCTGCTGCCGCCTTGGCTGCGTACGCTCTGCTGGCTGCTGGCAGTGGCGGCGATCGCGGTGGTGTTGCTGGTCCATTACGGTACCGCGCCCATGCTGCGACGCTGGGCTGGAGCCCACGACCTGGCCTGGGCCGCCGCGGGTGCGGTGCTGACGGCCGTGTCGGCGGCATGGGCGGCGTTCACGCTTGGTGTGCCGGGGCGCTCGCGTGCATGGGCCTGGCTGCCGTTGCCGGGCGCGCTGCTGTGGATCGGCGCCAGCGGCGTGGGTTGTCTGCGCACCTGGCTGGCGCCGGGAACCAGCATCGCCACGCTGCATCAGTCCACCGATTGCCTGGTGTTCATCGTCAGCTTCTCGATACCGCTGTCGGCGCTGATGATCTGGCTATTGCGCCGGGCCTGCCCGTTGCGCCCGGTGCTTGCGGCGATGATGGTGGGATTGGCCAGCGCGGCGGCATCGGCCAGCCTGCTGGAGATCTGCCACGCCTTCGACGCTGCCGCCACCGACCTGCTGACCCATGCGCTGGCGGTAGGCATCGTGGTGGCGCTGAATGCGGCGATGGGCGGGCGACTGTTGACGCGGCATTGA
- a CDS encoding NAD(P)H-dependent flavin oxidoreductase, which produces MSSFARRLGIEHPLIQAPMAGSTSAALVAAVSAAGGLGSLGAGYLEPQAILDQATQIRAGTSRPFAINLFVLPDDLEPDMAAVARARERLDALMEREGLDVRTTMPARWAPRFSDQFAALCEARPAVASFAFDLISPTQVHELKQRGIVVVGNATSVAEARAWAELGADAVCVQGAEAGGHRGSFLHAPEESMIGLFALLPLVARAVEIPVIAAGGIMDGRGMLAAEVLGASASQLGTAFLACPESTAAAAWKRDLPNVEEHRVVTIRSFSGRAARGLRNHYVAMMEPGVDALPLYPVLNALTAPLRRAAAQAGRGDLLSEWCGQAAAMARNLPAGELVALLMDEYDSAARALG; this is translated from the coding sequence ATGTCCTCGTTCGCGCGCCGGCTCGGCATCGAGCATCCACTGATCCAGGCCCCGATGGCCGGGTCCACGTCTGCGGCGCTGGTGGCTGCGGTGTCAGCGGCGGGCGGCCTCGGTTCGCTGGGGGCTGGCTACCTGGAACCGCAGGCCATACTCGACCAGGCGACCCAGATCCGCGCCGGCACGAGTCGGCCGTTTGCGATCAACCTGTTCGTGCTGCCCGACGATTTAGAGCCCGACATGGCGGCAGTGGCACGTGCGCGCGAGCGGCTCGATGCGTTGATGGAACGCGAAGGCCTCGATGTACGCACCACGATGCCGGCACGCTGGGCACCACGCTTCTCCGACCAGTTCGCTGCCCTGTGCGAAGCGCGCCCGGCGGTGGCCAGCTTCGCCTTCGACCTGATTTCGCCCACGCAGGTACACGAACTGAAACAGCGCGGCATCGTCGTGGTCGGCAATGCCACCAGCGTGGCCGAGGCGCGCGCCTGGGCCGAGCTGGGAGCCGATGCGGTGTGCGTGCAGGGCGCCGAGGCGGGCGGTCATCGCGGCAGCTTCCTGCATGCGCCGGAAGAATCCATGATTGGCCTGTTCGCGCTGTTGCCGCTGGTGGCCCGTGCCGTGGAGATTCCGGTGATCGCCGCCGGCGGCATCATGGATGGCCGCGGCATGCTCGCTGCCGAGGTGCTGGGCGCGTCCGCCAGCCAGCTGGGCACGGCCTTCCTGGCCTGTCCGGAATCGACCGCCGCCGCAGCCTGGAAGCGCGACCTGCCGAATGTCGAGGAACACCGTGTGGTCACCATACGCAGTTTTTCCGGGCGCGCGGCCCGCGGCCTGCGCAACCACTACGTGGCGATGATGGAGCCCGGTGTCGACGCGCTGCCACTCTATCCGGTGCTCAACGCGCTTACCGCGCCGCTGCGGCGTGCCGCGGCACAGGCCGGGCGCGGTGACCTGCTGTCCGAGTGGTGCGGACAGGCCGCCGCGATGGCGCGCAACCTGCCCGCCGGCGAACTGGTGGCGCTGCTGATGGACGAATACGACAGCGCGGCGCGTGCGCTGGGCTGA
- a CDS encoding pentapeptide MXKDX repeat protein: MNTRMLSTLAVAVAIGCFALAPAFAQDAMSAGNSSSMSQEAMHKGEMHKDAMMKSTMHKDGMMMKKDAMKKKDAMKKKDAMKHHAMWKHDHMKKHGHMMKKGSMDAMKKDAKKMKKDAAMGHGG; the protein is encoded by the coding sequence ATGAACACACGCATGCTCAGCACCCTTGCCGTGGCTGTCGCCATCGGCTGCTTTGCCCTGGCTCCGGCCTTCGCGCAGGACGCGATGAGCGCGGGCAACAGCTCGTCGATGTCGCAGGAGGCGATGCACAAGGGAGAGATGCACAAGGATGCGATGATGAAAAGCACCATGCACAAGGACGGCATGATGATGAAGAAAGATGCGATGAAGAAGAAGGATGCGATGAAGAAGAAGGATGCGATGAAGCATCACGCCATGTGGAAGCACGACCACATGAAGAAACACGGCCACATGATGAAGAAAGGCAGCATGGATGCCATGAAAAAAGACGCGAAGAAAATGAAGAAGGACGCAGCCATGGGGCACGGCGGCTGA
- a CDS encoding RNA polymerase sigma factor, translating into MLHLTTEATWVLDDGLSPSSDLCARVSAESSSPDEPADQRRAAWMAAAQAGDRRAYERVLADSVALVRSVARRHGVPVDLLDDVVQETLLTVHRVRHTYDPARSYDAWLAAIAGRRAIDALRRRGRRDRREVHDESVLDLAHGHDDASVDSERAQEAARLRAAIETLPPGQREAVEELGLKEQSLAEVAERTGRNTGALKVNLHRALKALRGRLHGEP; encoded by the coding sequence ATGCTGCACTTGACCACCGAGGCGACCTGGGTACTAGATGATGGACTTTCGCCGTCATCGGACCTCTGCGCGCGCGTGTCAGCCGAATCCTCCAGCCCTGACGAGCCAGCCGACCAGCGCCGCGCTGCGTGGATGGCGGCCGCACAGGCCGGCGACCGTCGCGCCTACGAGCGCGTGCTGGCCGATTCGGTGGCGCTGGTCCGCAGCGTGGCACGGCGTCACGGGGTGCCGGTCGATCTGCTCGACGACGTGGTGCAGGAAACCCTGCTCACCGTGCATCGGGTGCGGCACACCTACGATCCGGCTCGTTCCTACGATGCCTGGCTGGCTGCCATCGCGGGCCGTCGGGCGATCGATGCATTGCGTCGACGTGGACGCCGCGATCGCCGCGAGGTGCACGACGAGTCCGTGCTGGACCTGGCGCACGGCCACGACGATGCAAGTGTCGACAGCGAGCGTGCACAGGAGGCCGCGCGCCTGCGCGCGGCGATCGAAACCCTGCCGCCCGGACAACGCGAGGCGGTCGAGGAGCTGGGCCTGAAGGAACAATCGCTGGCCGAGGTGGCCGAACGCACAGGGCGCAACACCGGTGCCCTGAAAGTGAACCTGCACCGCGCACTGAAAGCCCTGCGCGGGCGTCTGCACGGAGAACCCTGA